GTCCTAGATGTTGGAGAAGGTGTAACAAGTGTAAAGCCAGGTGATGATGTAATACTTTCATTTGTTCCAAATTGTGGCCGATGTCCGTATTGTCTTTCAGGAAGAGCTAACCTTTGCGATCTACATGGAGCAACATCAGGTACTCTATTCGATGGTACAAACAGGCTACATATAGGTGATCAATATATTACTCCTATGGGTAAAGTTGGATGTTTTGCTCAAGAGGCTGTAGTTCCTGAGACTGGTTGTATCTTACTTCCAAAAGGATTCCCCTTACCCCAAGCCGCTTTAATTGGATGTTCTGTAACAACAGGTGTTGGTGCTGCTATGTATAATGCAGAAATAAAACCTGGTAGCACAGTTGCTGTTTTTGGAGTTGGAGGTGTAGGACTAAATGTTATACAAGGAGCAAGGCTATTAGGAGCAAGTAAAATTATCGCTGTTGATATTCATCAAAGCAAATTGGAATTTGCATCTAAGTTTGGAGCAACAAATACAGTTGATGCTAGCTCTGGAGATCCAGTTGCAAAAGTAAAAGAACTAACTGATGGTCTTGGAGCAGATTATACCTTTGAAGTATTTGGTTCTTCTGAAACAGTTCTTAATGCATACCACTCTGTTAAAAAAGGCGGACAGGTTGTTATAGTTGGTATAGCACCAGTGACTGCAACAGCGGCAATAGACCCAGTATCTCTTGTGCGATTTGAAAGAACAGTAAAAGGATGCTACTACGGTAGTGCAAGACCTAATATAGACATGCCAACAATGGTGACTTTATATAAAACCGGTCAAATAGATATAGATGGCTTAATTACACGAGAATACAGTTTGGAAGAAATTAATCAAGCATATCAAGACATTGATACTACAGAAATTGGTCGTGGAGTGATAACCAAATTCTAATTGATAGATTTGCTTTTCTGTTGACATATACTTGACATTATTCTAAGATACTTGCTCACCGTAGATTGTAAATATATATATTAAGAGGTTAAATTTTGACAAAAGTATTTTCCGACGATAACGAATCTTTTGAAAGCTTACTAAGGCGCTTTACAAAAAAAGTTCAACAAGATGGTATACTCTCAGAAGTTAGAAGAAGAGAACACTTTGAACCTCCTAGTATCAAACGAAAGAAAAAAGCAGCCGCTAAGCGACGTAAAAGTATTCGTTAGTCTACATATCAACAAATTATTCAAATTATAGAGCAACTATGTCTGAATTAAGTGAAAAGATCAGCAGTGATCTCGCCGATGCAATGAGGCAAAAAAATGAACCTAAGAAAACAGCCCTTCGTATGGTCAAAGCCGCTATCCGCAACGAAGAGATAGCCTCACAAACCACACTAGATGATCAAGGTATTGTCAATGTAATATCGAAAATGTCAAAACAATATAATGATAGTATTACACAGTTTAAATCAGCAAATAGAGATGATCTTGTTCAAAAAGAACAAACAGAGTTAAATGTTTTACTTGAATATTTACCCCAGCAACTAACAGAAGATGAAATCACACAAATAGCAAAAGATATACTATCAAATTTGAATGAAGAAAATAGATCTAATTTTGGTATGATCATGAAAGAAATCATGCCTAAGCTAAAAGGTCAAGCAGACGGTTCGATTGTTAGTAAAATCGTTAAAGACTTACTCTAATCAACTGTGATAGTATTAAAGTCGAAGAGATTAGATACATCAAGAGGTTGTTTTGAAATTTGGTATAGTTGTATTCCCTGGTACTTGGAGTGATACTGATTGCTACTTTGCTGTTCACGATATTCTCAATCAAGATGCAGAATATGTATGGCATAAAGATACTGATTTAGATAAATTTGATTGTATAATTTTACCTGGTGGCTTTTCATATGGAGACTATTTACGTCCTGGTGCTATGGCAAAATTATCTCCCATTATGAACTCTATTAAAGAATTCTCTAGCAAAGGTAAATTTATTATTGGTATTTGTAATGGATTCCAAATACTTTGTGAATCAGGATTATTACCAGGAACTTTAATCAAAAATACAACTTTACAATTTAGATGCCAATGGACAAACTTATTCGTAACAAATAACGATACCCCTTTTACTAATGCTTGTGAGAAAGGATCTGTTCTTAATATTCCTATATCTCACGGGGAAGGAAATTATTTTATTGACAATAATGGATTAGAACAACTTTATAAAAACAATCAAATTGTACTTCAATATTCTGATATGAATGGAATAATCACTGATCAATTTAATCCTAATGGGTCAGTAAATAACATCGCCGGTATAATTAATGAAAAAAGAAATATTATCGGAATGATGCCTCATCCTGAAAGAAGCTGTGAAGCAATATTAGGAAGTACTGATGGTAAAAAAATTTTTGGATCAATTATTAACACTATTGAGTCTAAATTATTTAAGGAGACCCAATGATTACTGCAATCCTGTTTGCACTCCTAGCTGCAACAGGATGGGGTTCTTCAGCTATTTTTACTAGAAAAGGATTGGAGCATTTACCAACTTCAATAGGAACTATATTATCTTTGGTTGCAAGCTTCATTGTTTTAGCAACAGCAGCAGTTATAGTATATGGGTTTAAGGCTTTTTCCATTCCTATGACTATATTTTATATATTAATATTCATCGGAATTATAAACTACCCTATAGGACGATATATGAACTTTACTTCAGTACGTTTAGCAGGTGTTAGTCGATCATCTCCATTGCTTGCTTGTGCACCTTTAGTTAGCTCTGGTTTAGCAATAATCTTTACAAATGAACAATTAAACATATATCTAGGCATAGGAACCCTATTGATTGTTTCTGGAATCATACTTGTGGTTAGTGAAAGAAGATAAAAATATGAAATCGTTTATTACAGAAAAAAATATGGTAATTTTAGGAATGTTGTGTGCACTTATTGGTGGTAGTGCTTATGGCGCCTCCCAATTTATGTTCAAACAAGTTTTTAAACAAAATATTGATCCATTAGTAGCTGTTTCATATGCATTATTGAGTGGAACAATAATCCTTATGATTTTAAATTTAAAATCATTGAAAAAACCAGAAAAACAAATACCTAAAGAAGCGTATATTTATTGCATAATAGCAGGAATTTGCGCTTCAGGAGGGTTAGGATTTAGTGCACTTGCACTAAACATAGCACCTGTAGTTGTAGTATCGCCAATTTTCGCTCTTGTACCATTAGTTAC
This genomic window from SAR202 cluster bacterium contains:
- a CDS encoding Zn-dependent alcohol dehydrogenase: MKAAVLYETNQPLVIEEVELDAPKKGEVHVKIGAAGVCRSDLHFMHGDAIIQTPAILGHEGAGTVLDVGEGVTSVKPGDDVILSFVPNCGRCPYCLSGRANLCDLHGATSGTLFDGTNRLHIGDQYITPMGKVGCFAQEAVVPETGCILLPKGFPLPQAALIGCSVTTGVGAAMYNAEIKPGSTVAVFGVGGVGLNVIQGARLLGASKIIAVDIHQSKLEFASKFGATNTVDASSGDPVAKVKELTDGLGADYTFEVFGSSETVLNAYHSVKKGGQVVIVGIAPVTATAAIDPVSLVRFERTVKGCYYGSARPNIDMPTMVTLYKTGQIDIDGLITREYSLEEINQAYQDIDTTEIGRGVITKF
- a CDS encoding 30S ribosomal protein S21 yields the protein MTKVFSDDNESFESLLRRFTKKVQQDGILSEVRRREHFEPPSIKRKKKAAAKRRKSIR
- a CDS encoding GatB/YqeY domain-containing protein, whose product is MSELSEKISSDLADAMRQKNEPKKTALRMVKAAIRNEEIASQTTLDDQGIVNVISKMSKQYNDSITQFKSANRDDLVQKEQTELNVLLEYLPQQLTEDEITQIAKDILSNLNEENRSNFGMIMKEIMPKLKGQADGSIVSKIVKDLL
- the purQ gene encoding phosphoribosylformylglycinamidine synthase subunit PurQ, with translation MKFGIVVFPGTWSDTDCYFAVHDILNQDAEYVWHKDTDLDKFDCIILPGGFSYGDYLRPGAMAKLSPIMNSIKEFSSKGKFIIGICNGFQILCESGLLPGTLIKNTTLQFRCQWTNLFVTNNDTPFTNACEKGSVLNIPISHGEGNYFIDNNGLEQLYKNNQIVLQYSDMNGIITDQFNPNGSVNNIAGIINEKRNIIGMMPHPERSCEAILGSTDGKKIFGSIINTIESKLFKETQ
- a CDS encoding DMT family transporter codes for the protein MKSFITEKNMVILGMLCALIGGSAYGASQFMFKQVFKQNIDPLVAVSYALLSGTIILMILNLKSLKKPEKQIPKEAYIYCIIAGICASGGLGFSALALNIAPVVVVSPIFALVPLVTLSLTVIFLKATDQVTKKIWIGATLVVVGVIFIGFGSYQ